The Psychrobacillus sp. FSL K6-2836 nucleotide sequence TGAAATGGTCTCAGATAAAAGAAAATCCACTTTCTTCTTTCATGATTAAATAGTATACCTATCCAAGCAGACGGTTTTATCCATATAGTAAATTTAATTACTCTTAATATCTCAGCGATATGCTTTGCTTTATCTCAGAGTTGAGAACTACACTTTATATTGATTGGAGTGTAAGGTGGCGACTCCGGCGGGATGAGTGAGACAGATGAAACATCACAACGTACCCGTAGGGGCGGTGATGGTTCATCGCTCACCCCGCGGAGGCCAACAGGATGTTGGTCACGAAGGCGTTGCCACATGAGGTGGCGCTTTTAGCCTTCGATCCTTTGTCCCCACCTGAAACGGAAATCAGTAGTATTATTCTTTCTTAAAAGTTCTGTAAAACCAATGTTCACGTTACATTTTTATATACTTTCTTATGTTTTAAAAAAGGCCTACCTCTGAGGTAGACCTTAGCATGAACAATATTATACAGGAAGCACTGGATGTTTTCGAGGTGCATTAACTATTTGTTTATCTTCATAAAAACGCAGACGATTTGCAAGCTCCAAGCGTAGATTACTTGGCGCAACAATCTCATCGATGATCATTTCAGAAGCAAGTTTATAAATGTCAATTTCCTCTTTATATTCCGCGTGCTTTTCTTGAACGAATTTCAAACGTTCTTTTGGATCTTCGATTGCTTCGATTTTGTTTGAATATACAGCATTAACCGCAGCTTCTGGACCCATTACAGCAATTTGAGCTGTAGGTAAAGCTATGCACACATCTGGTTCAAACGCCGGACCAGCCATTGCATATAAACCAGCTCCATATGCTTTACGTACAATAACAGAGATCTTTGGCACTGTTGCAGAGCTCATCGCTGCAATCAGCTTAGCTCCATGTCTAATAATACCAGCTCTCTCTACTTTCGTTCCTATCATAAATCCAGGAACGTCAGCTAGGAATATTAATGGAATAGAAAATGCATCACAAAGTGAGATGAATTTCGTCGCTTTATCGGCAGAATCCACAAAGAGCACTCCACCTTTAGCTTTCGGCTGATTGGCAATAATACCTACTGCTCTGCCATCAATTCGCGCTAATCCTGTAATTAGCTCTGGTGCGAATAGCTTCTTCACATCAAAGAAGGTCCCTTCATCGATAATCGCATCAATTGCTTCGTACATATCAAATGGTGCATTTTGATTTTCTGGAATGATTTCTTCCAGCGTTCTTCCTTCTTTAATTGCCTTTGGTTCGACTTGTTTTGGTTTCTCTGTGTAGTTTGACGGGAAGAAGCTTAAGTAGCGTTTAGCCTCTAAAATCGCTTCTTCTTCTGTAGAAACAAGTACATCCCCTACACCACTGACCGTACAATGCATACGGGCTCCACCCATTTCTTCCAGTGTCACCTTTTCTCCGATAACCTTCTCAGCCATTCGAGGCGAACCTAAATACATAGAAGCATTACCCTCAACCATAAAGACAACATCACAAAACGCAGGGATATATGCTCCTCCAGCAGCAGAAGGACCAAATAATAAGCAAACCTGTGGTATAAAACCAGATAGTCTTACTTGGTTATGAAATATCCTTCCTGCTCCACGACGATTTGGAAACATGTCTAATTGGTCGGTAATACGCGCTCCAGCCGAGTCTACTAGGTACAACATTGGCACTCTATTTTTTTCCGCTATTTCTTGAATACGAATAATTTTTTCAACAGTACGTGATCCCCAGGATCCGGCTTTCACAGTGGAATCATTGGCCATAACACATACAGTTTGCCCATTTACTTTACCAGTTGCAGTTACAACCCCATCTGCCGGTAAATCCCCTGCTTCGACATTTGCAAAGCGACCATCCTCGATATATTCCCCATTATCGAAAAGTAATGCTAAACGATCACGTACAAATAATTTATTTTGTTCTTTCATTTTTTCATGATACTTTTCATGTCCACCCGAATAAACGGATGCCAGCTTTTCTTCTAATCTATCATTATACCCTTTTGTTTCTCCCACGGTTTAAAGCCCCCTTTATTCAAACGTCACTAAAACATCGCCTTCATTTACAAAATCACCTTCACCTGCATTAATTGTTGCAACTTTACCTGCTGTTTCCGCTTCTATTGGAATCTCCATTTTCATCGATTCCAATACCATGACAACCTGTCCAGCTGACACTTCTTCTCCAACTGCTACATTTACTGTAAATACTGTTCCTGCCATAGTCGATTCTAAATTTTTCATTTTGAAATTTCCTCCCTTTGTTTGTTCATCCATTCCCCTAAAACAGATGTTGAATACTCACCACTTGTAAAACTCTCATCTTCCAGAAACTGATGGAATAGTGGAATATTTGTTTTCACACCTTCTATTTTAGCAGAAGAAAACACTTTTTGTGCAGACTCTATTGCTAATTTTCTATTTTCAGCATGAACAATTACTTTAGAAATCATTGGATCATAGAACGGCGTGACTTTATCACCTTCCGCGTAACCTGCATCTATTCTAATCTTTTCTTCTGTTTCAAAACTTTGTGAAGTAATAATTCCAGGTGATGGGAAAAATGTTTTTGGATCTTCCGCATATATTCTAAATTCTATAGCATGTCCATTAGATTTTATCGAAGATTGATCTTTCACTGGTAGTTCTTCCCCAGCGGCAACTTTTAACTGCCATTCCACTAAATCGAACCCCGTGATAGCTTCCGTAATTGGATGTTCCACTTGTAATCTAGTATTCATCTCTAAGAAATAAAACTGATGATTATGATCCACGATAAATTCCACAGTTCCC carries:
- a CDS encoding acyl-CoA carboxylase subunit beta — its product is MGETKGYNDRLEEKLASVYSGGHEKYHEKMKEQNKLFVRDRLALLFDNGEYIEDGRFANVEAGDLPADGVVTATGKVNGQTVCVMANDSTVKAGSWGSRTVEKIIRIQEIAEKNRVPMLYLVDSAGARITDQLDMFPNRRGAGRIFHNQVRLSGFIPQVCLLFGPSAAGGAYIPAFCDVVFMVEGNASMYLGSPRMAEKVIGEKVTLEEMGGARMHCTVSGVGDVLVSTEEEAILEAKRYLSFFPSNYTEKPKQVEPKAIKEGRTLEEIIPENQNAPFDMYEAIDAIIDEGTFFDVKKLFAPELITGLARIDGRAVGIIANQPKAKGGVLFVDSADKATKFISLCDAFSIPLIFLADVPGFMIGTKVERAGIIRHGAKLIAAMSSATVPKISVIVRKAYGAGLYAMAGPAFEPDVCIALPTAQIAVMGPEAAVNAVYSNKIEAIEDPKERLKFVQEKHAEYKEEIDIYKLASEMIIDEIVAPSNLRLELANRLRFYEDKQIVNAPRKHPVLPV
- a CDS encoding acetyl-CoA carboxylase biotin carboxyl carrier protein subunit produces the protein MKNLESTMAGTVFTVNVAVGEEVSAGQVVMVLESMKMEIPIEAETAGKVATINAGEGDFVNEGDVLVTFE